The Microcebus murinus isolate Inina chromosome 4, M.murinus_Inina_mat1.0, whole genome shotgun sequence genome has a segment encoding these proteins:
- the HSPB2 gene encoding heat shock protein beta-2, translated as MSGRSVPHAHPATTEYEFANPSRLGEQRFGEGLLPEEILTPTLYHGYYVRPRAARAGEGSRAGASELRLSEGKFQAFLDVSHFTPDEVTVRTVDNLLEVSARHPQRLDRHGFVSREFCRTYVLPADVDPWRVRAALSHDGILNLEAPRGGRHLDTEVNEVYISLLPPPPDPEEEEEAAARVEA; from the exons ATGTCGGGCCGCTCGGTGCCACATGCCCACCCGGCCACCACCGAGTACGAATTTGCCAACCCGAGCCGCCTGGGTGAGCAGCGCTTCGGAGAAG GCCTCCTGCCAGAAGAGATCCTGACCCCCACGCTCTACCACGGCTACTATGTCCGGCCTCGGGCCGCCCGAGCCggggagggcagcagggcaggggcctcTGAGCTTAGGCTCAGCGAGGGCAAGTTCCAGGCATTTCTGGATGTGAGCCACTTTACCCCTGATGAGGTGACCGTGAGGACTGTGGACAACCTGCTGGAGGTGTCTGCCCGACACCCCCAGCGCCTGGACCGCCATGGCTTCGTATCCCGGGAGTTCTGCCGCACCTATGTCCTGCCTGCTGATGTCGACCCCTGGCGAGTCCGAGCTGCCCTCTCCCACGATGGCATCCTTAACCTGGAGGCGCCTCGGGGTGGCCGACATTTGGACACAGAGGTCAATGAGGTCTAcatctccctgctccctccacctcctgatccagaggaagaggaggaggcagcagccagAGTTGAGGCTTGA